GGCCAGAATCAACAACGGGATGACCCGAATCCGCGGCGTTTGCTTGAAGAGTCGCTGAACGAACTCCGCAAGCTCCCGGCGGTCGTCATGCGGTGCAGAGTCCATGGGACCAAACTGAGGGTCCTGCGTGTCCACTGATGTTTTTGGCTGATCGTTCGAGAGATGCTCCATGATGGAGTGATCATATCTGATCGGAATCCACTCTCAAAGCCGCGTCTCGTATCTGGCTTCCGCGGCGTCCGATCTTGTCAGGCGGCGATTCACTTTTTTCGCTAGGCCGTCGTCAAGCTGGCGAACTTGTTTGCGTCGCGTAGGCGGGTTACAACCGACGATAAGGAATTTCAAACTGACACCAACAATATGGGATGGACCGACATGACAACTCCCCTGGAATCACTTGTCGCCTGCGGAACGAAGCTCTGGCTGGATAGCGTCGATCCGGATCTCACCGTCGAAAACAAATCGCTCGGCGCGACTGGGGCCACGTCAAACCCGGTGATTATCTCGAAACTGATTTCCACCGGGCGATTCGATGACGACTTGCAAGCCCTCATGGCCGACGGACTGAGCAACGAAGAAGTCGCATGGCGGATGACCGATCAACTCGTTGGACGAGCACAAGAAGTGTTTCGAGATATCCACGAACAGACCAACGGCGACGACGGCTATGTGAGTTTCGAACTCGATCCCCTCTTGGAAGCCGAAGATTGCCCAATGACAATCCCGCAACGAACGCAGCGGTATATCGAACTTGGGAAATTGTGGTCCAAAGGGCACACGAACCGGATGATCAAGGTTCCCGCCACGGAAGCGGGGCTCGGTGCGTTGGAGGAGTTGGCCGCTCACGGGGTGACATTGAACGTCACACTGATCTTCACCGAACGACAGTACCAAGCCGCTCGTGATGCGATTTGGAAAGGAGCCCAACGACGCGAATCGCTGGACAACTTCAAATCGGTTTACAGCATTTTCGTGAGTCGCATCGACGTCTACACGCAACAACACTTTCCCCATCTCTCCCAGGAAACCCAGGGAAAAGTGGGATTGGTCAACGCCAAACGGCTCTGGAAACAGAACTCGGAATTCTGGAACACGAAGAATCTTCCCTTGCAGCAAGAGATCATTTTCGCCAGCACGGGGGTCAAAACCGAAGGCGATCCACCGGATATGTACATCTCTGCGCTCGCTGGTTCGGACATCCAAACGAATCCCCCGGAAACGAACGCAGAAATTCAGCAGATGGATGGCAAAGTCTTTGAAAAACGCGTCGATCAGATGCCGTCGGATGCCGTGCTGCAAGAAATCGACGAGAAAGTGGATTTCGCCAAAATGGAAGACGTGTTGATGCAAGAAGGCCTCAAGAAATTCGCCGACCCTCAAAAAGGCTTGCTCGAAACGATTCAACAGAAACGCGAGGCGTTGACGTCCGAATAGCGTGGACTCAACTGCGGGCGTTTGTGGGTTTTGTGTTCAGACGGTTACCGCGAACTTGCATCGGCTTGGCGAGTTCGTGAGGATT
This region of Thalassoroseus pseudoceratinae genomic DNA includes:
- a CDS encoding transaldolase family protein; the protein is MTTPLESLVACGTKLWLDSVDPDLTVENKSLGATGATSNPVIISKLISTGRFDDDLQALMADGLSNEEVAWRMTDQLVGRAQEVFRDIHEQTNGDDGYVSFELDPLLEAEDCPMTIPQRTQRYIELGKLWSKGHTNRMIKVPATEAGLGALEELAAHGVTLNVTLIFTERQYQAARDAIWKGAQRRESLDNFKSVYSIFVSRIDVYTQQHFPHLSQETQGKVGLVNAKRLWKQNSEFWNTKNLPLQQEIIFASTGVKTEGDPPDMYISALAGSDIQTNPPETNAEIQQMDGKVFEKRVDQMPSDAVLQEIDEKVDFAKMEDVLMQEGLKKFADPQKGLLETIQQKREALTSE